The Acidobacteriota bacterium nucleotide sequence GCGGCCTCGAGCTTCAGGATGCGCTCCATCAGAAACAGTCGTTGCTTCCCGTGATCTTCATTACCGGGCACGGCACCGTGGACTCCGCCGTCCACGCGATGCGCGCCGGTGCCATCGATTTTCTTCAGAAGCCGTTCAACGACGATGAGCTGTTGGAGACCATCCAGCGAGTTGTGGGGCAGGATCGCGACTCCAGACAGTCGCTTGGCGAACGGGAAAAGATCGTGGAACGCTACGCCACGCTGACCAACCGCGAGCGCGAGGTGATGGCGCTCGTCGTCGAGGGCAGTGCCAACAAGGTGATCGCATTCGACCTGGATGTCAGCGAACGAACGGTCGAGATCCACCGCTCACGCGTGATGAAGAAGATGGAAGCCGCATCCCTGCCGCATCTGGTGCGGATGGCCCTCAGTCTCTAGGAGGGAGTACTTGCGGCCTGCGACGCCTTCCGTTTCCGGAGCAACAGGTTCTGTTCCGTCATGAACTTGGCCCGGAACAGCTTCTTCTTGACGGCAAGTTTGAACTCCTTGCCTCGATACTGGTCGGGGTTATCCAACAGGTACCGTCCTTCCTCGGGAAGCATCACGAGGCTGACGTTGATGTTGGGTGCCAGT carries:
- a CDS encoding response regulator transcription factor; amino-acid sequence: MTEEPIVWIVDDDEAVCDSLQLLLKTVGLNARTFPDGKSFLDQFDDSNPGCVVVDLRMPGMSGLELQDALHQKQSLLPVIFITGHGTVDSAVHAMRAGAIDFLQKPFNDDELLETIQRVVGQDRDSRQSLGEREKIVERYATLTNREREVMALVVEGSANKVIAFDLDVSERTVEIHRSRVMKKMEAASLPHLVRMALSL